In one Fodinicola acaciae genomic region, the following are encoded:
- a CDS encoding sensor histidine kinase → MKLVTSNARAVLRGAALLALTPVKVLLAAAHAIAILAACVGMIFVFPPVFDRSRWMATLARRLAGQWSAAPAAEPYRPRPRPTEPSADGLYRSRYGRPFRSARVPDFQQHSHWIWTDPATWRDIGWLLADPVVGSVIAGLPAALLAYGVASLFLSWQWILGVPAAVAGWLVAPALLRLHGRWTRFMIGPATPAAAARGAAWRRWFGRCLLATLRSAAFLVGSLVALVVLAAAVVVLVFTGPLVAVRLLVAVRPLPDFFRRYAGVPRPYGPAPQTVRTASWWTDFASVSRAYAEDPATWRDLFWLACQPVIGCLLNLPPVALIGYGGWGLFFPSFAMFFGSRPQPFYGELFGSSWLAMTIGLVLVIAGFAATPVIQRLHTRWLTVLLAPTASARLFAEREQLAARVEQLTETRTAATDTQAAELRRIERDLHDGTQARLVAMGMTLGAVEALIDRDPAAAKKLVAQLRETSATALAELRSLVRGIHPPVLAERGLVDAIRAVALDTPLAVRVEADLDGHAEPPLEAAAYFAVVELLTNAVRHSGASEVRIDIEHHDGELRISVRDNGKGGADPDIGTGLRGIQRRLGPFDGRVTVSSPLGGPTLVTLELPCVLFSPRTSTSSETA, encoded by the coding sequence GTGAAGCTGGTGACGAGCAACGCGCGCGCGGTCCTACGCGGTGCGGCGCTGCTCGCACTCACGCCGGTCAAGGTGCTGTTGGCCGCGGCGCACGCGATCGCCATCCTGGCCGCCTGCGTCGGCATGATCTTCGTGTTTCCACCGGTCTTCGACCGCAGCCGATGGATGGCCACGCTCGCGCGACGGCTCGCCGGCCAGTGGTCGGCGGCGCCGGCCGCCGAGCCATATCGGCCCCGGCCACGACCGACCGAGCCGAGCGCCGACGGGCTCTATCGATCGCGGTACGGCCGACCGTTCCGGTCGGCTCGCGTGCCGGACTTCCAGCAGCACAGCCACTGGATCTGGACCGACCCGGCGACCTGGCGCGACATCGGCTGGCTGTTGGCCGACCCGGTCGTCGGCAGCGTGATCGCCGGACTGCCGGCCGCGCTCCTCGCCTACGGCGTGGCCAGTCTTTTCCTGTCGTGGCAATGGATTCTCGGTGTGCCGGCAGCGGTCGCCGGCTGGCTGGTCGCGCCGGCACTGTTGCGGCTGCACGGCCGCTGGACGCGGTTCATGATCGGACCGGCCACACCGGCAGCGGCGGCGCGCGGCGCGGCATGGCGCCGCTGGTTTGGCCGCTGCCTGCTGGCGACACTGCGATCGGCCGCCTTCCTGGTTGGCTCGCTGGTCGCGCTGGTGGTGCTGGCCGCCGCGGTGGTCGTCCTGGTGTTCACCGGTCCGCTGGTGGCCGTACGGTTGCTGGTCGCCGTGCGGCCGCTGCCGGACTTCTTCCGCCGCTATGCCGGTGTGCCGCGGCCGTACGGCCCGGCGCCGCAGACGGTGCGTACGGCTTCCTGGTGGACCGATTTCGCCAGCGTTTCGCGCGCGTACGCCGAAGATCCGGCCACCTGGCGCGACCTGTTCTGGCTGGCCTGCCAGCCGGTGATCGGCTGCCTGCTCAACCTGCCGCCGGTGGCGCTGATCGGCTATGGCGGATGGGGGCTGTTCTTTCCGTCGTTCGCGATGTTTTTCGGCTCGCGGCCGCAGCCGTTCTATGGCGAGCTGTTCGGCTCGTCATGGCTCGCGATGACGATCGGCCTGGTGCTCGTAATCGCCGGGTTCGCGGCCACACCGGTGATCCAGCGGCTGCACACGCGATGGCTGACCGTCCTGCTGGCACCGACCGCCAGCGCGCGGCTGTTCGCCGAGCGCGAGCAGTTGGCCGCGCGCGTCGAGCAGCTGACCGAGACGCGTACGGCCGCCACCGACACGCAGGCCGCCGAGCTGCGGCGGATCGAACGCGACCTGCACGACGGCACGCAGGCACGGCTGGTCGCGATGGGGATGACGCTCGGTGCGGTCGAGGCGCTGATCGACCGCGATCCGGCCGCGGCGAAGAAGCTGGTCGCGCAGCTGCGTGAGACATCGGCGACCGCGTTGGCGGAGCTGCGCAGCCTCGTACGCGGCATCCATCCGCCTGTGCTTGCCGAGCGTGGCCTGGTCGACGCGATCCGTGCCGTCGCGCTCGACACGCCGCTGGCCGTCCGCGTCGAGGCCGACCTGGACGGCCACGCCGAGCCGCCGCTGGAGGCCGCCGCGTACTTCGCCGTCGTCGAGCTGCTGACCAACGCCGTCCGCCACTCGGGCGCGTCGGAGGTGCGCATCGACATCGAGCATCACGACGGTGAGCTGCGGATCTCCGTACGCGACAACGGAAAAGGCGGTGCCGATCCGGACATCGGCACCGGCCTGCGTGGCATCCAGCGCAGGCTGGGACCCTTCGACGGTAGGGTCACCGTGAGTAGTCCGCTGGGTGGTCCGACCCTGGTGACACTGGAGCTGCCGT
- a CDS encoding VC0807 family protein: MTAVQSKPRGINRAIIVNLAIDVAAPVALFYLLRAFGVNQWLALTLAAIPPAARAVQSIITSRKIDGLALFALSIIALSLLGSFVTGSPRFLLAKDGWMTAVAGGWILLTILRTPFIFSFLRTILTGEALERMEGNWRDSPTFRHSMRVATAIWGVGLVFDAGVRVVLAYTLPIDQVPLISTLQYVVLFVCLEVGTRLYLRRKSIRDKIESESSK; encoded by the coding sequence ATGACCGCCGTACAGAGCAAGCCTCGCGGGATCAACCGCGCGATCATCGTCAATCTCGCCATCGATGTCGCGGCACCGGTCGCGCTTTTCTATCTGTTGCGGGCTTTCGGCGTCAATCAATGGCTGGCACTGACTCTCGCCGCGATTCCGCCGGCGGCGCGTGCCGTTCAGAGCATCATCACCAGTCGTAAAATCGACGGCTTGGCCCTTTTCGCGCTGAGCATTATCGCGCTCAGCCTGCTGGGGTCGTTTGTCACCGGAAGTCCGCGTTTCCTGCTGGCGAAAGACGGCTGGATGACCGCGGTCGCCGGCGGCTGGATCCTGCTGACGATCCTGCGTACGCCGTTTATTTTCTCTTTCCTGCGCACGATCCTGACCGGCGAGGCGCTCGAGCGCATGGAGGGCAACTGGCGCGACTCGCCGACTTTCCGGCATTCGATGCGGGTCGCGACCGCGATCTGGGGTGTCGGCCTGGTCTTCGACGCGGGCGTACGAGTGGTGCTCGCGTACACGCTGCCGATCGACCAGGTGCCGCTGATCAGCACGCTGCAGTATGTCGTTTTGTTCGTCTGCCTGGAAGTTGGCACCAGGCTCTATCTGCGCCGCAAGTCCATCCGCGACAAAATCGAATCGGAGTCTTCCAAATGA
- a CDS encoding SDR family NAD(P)-dependent oxidoreductase, with amino-acid sequence MSEVVLVTGAANGIGAAVARRFARNGAKVVIADIVDGSAVASEIDGLYVRTDVSSEADNRAAVAAAVEAYGGLDVVHLNAGTGGGGALDDFDLTRFRRTFAVNVEGMMFGILAALPTMRPGGSIVVTSSLAGIAPNWFDPAYSASKHAIIGLVRSLATTLAESKITLNAICPGFVESLMFQAIRAEVVKHGLAIADPDEVAQAVEQIIAGGETGQAWIVQAGRAPELVTFPEFTLPQA; translated from the coding sequence ATGAGCGAGGTAGTGTTGGTGACCGGAGCCGCGAACGGCATCGGAGCCGCGGTGGCGCGCCGATTCGCGCGTAACGGAGCCAAAGTCGTGATCGCCGACATCGTCGACGGCTCGGCGGTCGCGTCTGAGATCGATGGTTTGTACGTACGCACCGATGTCTCCAGTGAGGCCGACAACCGCGCGGCCGTGGCGGCAGCGGTCGAGGCGTACGGCGGCCTGGACGTGGTCCATCTCAACGCCGGCACCGGCGGCGGCGGCGCGCTCGACGACTTCGACCTGACGCGCTTCCGCCGGACCTTCGCCGTCAATGTCGAAGGCATGATGTTTGGCATTCTCGCCGCGCTGCCCACCATGCGACCCGGCGGCTCGATCGTGGTCACCTCAAGCCTCGCCGGCATCGCGCCAAACTGGTTTGACCCGGCGTACTCGGCCAGCAAACACGCCATCATCGGCCTGGTCCGCTCGCTCGCGACCACGCTCGCCGAGTCGAAGATCACGCTCAACGCGATCTGTCCCGGCTTCGTGGAATCCTTGATGTTCCAGGCGATCCGCGCCGAGGTCGTCAAGCACGGTCTCGCGATCGCCGACCCCGACGAGGTCGCACAGGCAGTCGAACAGATCATCGCGGGCGGCGAAACCGGCCAGGCCTGGATCGTCCAGGCGGGCCGCGCACCGGAGCTGGTCACCTTCCCCGAATTCACCCTGCCCCAGGCCTAG
- a CDS encoding response regulator: MRVVIVEDNVVLAQGINLLLASAGFEAVETVADGDAFVAAVEKHQPDVTVVDVRLPPSFRDEGIRAALAVRRLRPGQPVLVFSQYVEESYAAELLADGAGGVGYLLKDRVVRVEEFLDALRRVAGGGTAIDPEVIAQVLVRRTDPLAALTPREREVLSLMAQGYDNVGIAERLVVTERAVHKHVGNIFTKLDLAPTDSGHRRVRAVLTYLGATG, translated from the coding sequence GTGCGGGTCGTGATCGTCGAGGACAATGTCGTACTGGCTCAGGGCATCAACCTGCTGCTGGCCTCCGCCGGCTTCGAGGCGGTCGAGACAGTCGCCGACGGCGATGCTTTCGTTGCCGCTGTGGAAAAACACCAGCCGGACGTGACGGTGGTGGACGTACGCCTGCCGCCGTCCTTCCGCGACGAGGGCATCCGTGCGGCGCTGGCCGTACGCCGGTTGCGGCCTGGTCAGCCGGTGCTGGTGTTTTCGCAGTATGTCGAGGAAAGCTATGCCGCCGAGCTGCTCGCCGATGGTGCTGGCGGGGTCGGCTATCTGCTGAAGGACCGGGTCGTACGCGTCGAGGAGTTCCTGGACGCGCTGCGTCGCGTGGCCGGTGGAGGCACGGCGATCGATCCGGAGGTGATCGCGCAGGTGCTGGTGCGGCGCACCGACCCGCTGGCGGCGCTGACGCCGCGGGAGCGCGAGGTGCTGTCGCTGATGGCGCAGGGTTACGACAACGTCGGCATCGCTGAGCGGCTGGTGGTCACCGAACGCGCTGTGCACAAGCATGTCGGCAATATCTTCACGAAGCTCGACCTCGCGCCGACGGACAGCGGGCACCGCCGCGTGCGGGCTGTGCTGACGTACCTCGGCGCCACGGGGTAG
- a CDS encoding sensor histidine kinase: protein MNERLRSAGYLLIGLPLGMAATLVFPLLFGTLLTIVVAGLGLVLLPLALTGLRQWTDVERLRVGRFLGDPIEPRYRPLPRGVGARLRQVVTDPATWRDLGWVATQVVLGIPFGMIALYAVLGAPVAIIEGALWWLAPANDPVMPLGVPVTNWTVAILSTLGQVAISAVLFWWVVPVLARAQAWLARWILQPSATDELVKRVEVLTETRADAIDAHAAELRRIERDLHDGAQAQLVSLGIRLAVAQRTLADDPAAAAELLSDAQASTEAAMAELRQVARTVYPPILTDRGLAGALAALGAGSSVPCQVSVEVLGKLPAAVEAAAYFVVAEGLTNVAKHAHANSVRVRVWQEDAKLLVHIVDDGVGGVDESRGTGVVGIRRRVAALDGTATVSSPAGEGTRIQVELPCGS, encoded by the coding sequence ATGAACGAACGGCTGCGCTCGGCCGGTTATCTGTTGATCGGCCTGCCGCTCGGCATGGCCGCGACGCTGGTGTTTCCGCTGCTCTTCGGCACATTGCTGACGATCGTCGTGGCCGGCCTCGGCCTGGTGTTGCTGCCGTTGGCGCTCACCGGGCTCCGCCAGTGGACCGACGTCGAGCGGCTCCGGGTCGGCCGGTTTCTCGGCGATCCGATCGAGCCGCGTTATCGCCCGCTGCCACGTGGTGTCGGTGCCAGGCTGCGTCAGGTCGTCACCGATCCGGCCACCTGGCGCGACCTCGGCTGGGTCGCGACGCAGGTCGTGCTGGGGATTCCGTTTGGCATGATCGCGCTGTACGCGGTGCTCGGCGCGCCGGTCGCGATCATCGAAGGTGCCCTGTGGTGGCTGGCGCCGGCCAACGACCCGGTCATGCCGCTCGGCGTACCCGTCACCAACTGGACGGTCGCCATCCTGTCGACGCTCGGTCAGGTCGCCATCTCGGCGGTGCTGTTCTGGTGGGTCGTCCCGGTGCTCGCACGTGCGCAGGCGTGGCTGGCGCGCTGGATCCTGCAGCCGAGTGCGACCGACGAGCTGGTGAAACGGGTCGAGGTGCTGACCGAGACGCGTGCCGACGCGATCGACGCGCATGCCGCCGAGCTGAGACGGATCGAGCGTGACCTGCACGACGGCGCACAGGCACAGCTCGTGTCGCTCGGCATCCGGCTGGCGGTGGCGCAGCGCACCCTTGCCGACGATCCGGCGGCCGCAGCCGAGCTGCTGAGCGATGCGCAGGCATCAACCGAGGCGGCGATGGCTGAGCTGCGGCAGGTCGCGCGTACCGTCTATCCGCCGATCCTGACCGACCGCGGACTGGCCGGAGCGCTCGCCGCGCTCGGAGCCGGCTCGTCGGTGCCGTGCCAGGTTTCCGTTGAGGTGCTGGGAAAACTGCCGGCCGCGGTGGAGGCCGCCGCGTATTTCGTTGTCGCCGAAGGTCTGACGAACGTGGCGAAGCACGCTCATGCGAACAGCGTACGCGTGCGGGTGTGGCAGGAGGACGCGAAGCTGTTGGTGCACATCGTCGATGACGGAGTTGGCGGTGTCGACGAGTCGCGGGGGACCGGTGTCGTCGGCATCCGGCGTCGAGTGGCGGCGCTCGATGGCACGGCGACCGTGTCGAGTCCGGCTGGCGAGGGTACGCGGATCCAGGTGGAGTTGCCGTGCGGGTCGTGA
- a CDS encoding allantoate amidohydrolase, with amino-acid sequence MTAAQEPTSALLAEIADTGRDQHRGGYSRHLFTDAELGLREWFTEAATRRGLTVEVDRNSNLWAWWGEPGPGAVVTGSHLDSVPGGGAYDGPLGVASALAAVDLLKAEDFRPTKPFALAVFAEEEGGRFGRACLGSALSTGTVDAADALRRTDPDGVTLAEAAKRAGFDPSSFGADKDRIANIGTFVELHIEQGRYLADLAPVAVASAILAHGRWRFRFAGQGNHAGTTRLEDRADPMMPAAATVIAARQAAAKHDARATVGRLQSLPGGTNVIASTVDLWLDARDDRDEVVTRLVEDITRAAESACRDEGCQLTVTRESFAPEVTFDTTLARQLAKITGDAPIIPTGAGHDAGILAAATRTGMLFVRNPTGISHAPEEHAEKPDIEIGTKALAAVVRDLAR; translated from the coding sequence ATGACCGCTGCGCAGGAACCCACCTCGGCACTGCTCGCCGAGATCGCCGACACCGGTCGGGACCAGCACCGCGGCGGCTACTCACGGCACCTGTTCACCGACGCCGAGCTGGGGCTGCGCGAGTGGTTCACCGAGGCCGCCACCCGCCGCGGTCTCACCGTCGAGGTCGACCGCAACAGCAACCTGTGGGCCTGGTGGGGCGAGCCGGGTCCCGGCGCCGTGGTGACCGGCAGCCACCTCGACTCGGTGCCGGGCGGCGGCGCGTACGACGGACCGCTCGGCGTCGCGTCCGCGCTGGCCGCCGTCGACCTGCTCAAGGCCGAGGACTTCCGACCGACAAAGCCGTTCGCGCTGGCGGTCTTCGCGGAGGAAGAAGGTGGCCGCTTCGGCCGCGCGTGCCTCGGCTCAGCGCTGTCGACCGGCACCGTCGACGCCGCGGATGCCTTGCGCCGCACCGATCCTGACGGCGTCACGCTCGCCGAAGCCGCCAAGAGGGCCGGCTTCGACCCGTCGAGTTTCGGTGCGGACAAAGACAGGATCGCCAATATCGGTACGTTCGTCGAGCTGCACATCGAGCAGGGCCGCTATCTCGCCGACCTCGCACCGGTCGCGGTCGCGTCGGCGATCCTCGCGCACGGCCGGTGGCGTTTTCGCTTTGCCGGCCAAGGAAATCACGCCGGCACGACCCGGCTGGAAGACCGCGCCGACCCGATGATGCCGGCCGCCGCGACCGTCATCGCCGCTCGCCAGGCAGCCGCCAAGCACGACGCGCGCGCCACGGTCGGTCGGCTGCAGTCATTGCCAGGTGGCACGAACGTGATCGCGTCCACAGTGGACCTGTGGCTGGACGCGCGTGACGACCGCGACGAGGTCGTCACGCGACTCGTCGAGGACATCACGAGAGCCGCCGAGTCGGCCTGCCGCGACGAAGGCTGCCAGCTGACCGTCACCAGGGAATCGTTCGCTCCCGAGGTCACCTTCGACACGACTTTGGCGCGACAGCTGGCAAAGATCACCGGCGACGCACCGATCATCCCGACCGGCGCCGGCCATGACGCCGGCATCCTGGCGGCCGCGACACGCACCGGCATGCTGTTCGTACGCAACCCCACCGGCATCAGCCACGCACCTGAGGAACACGCCGAAAAGCCGGACATCGAAATCGGCACGAAGGCGTTGGCCGCCGTCGTACGGGACCTGGCCCGATGA
- a CDS encoding formimidoylglutamate deiminase has product MTAFRLRHAWLPGGLTGPLEIEVDPKGIIAAIRTGGHFPDATPLPGLVVPGFANTHSHAFHRALRGRTHDAAGTFWTWRERMYALANALDPELVYLLARAVYAEMLAAGYTAVGEFHYLHHKPDGRSYEDDPYAMTAALHKAATDVGIRLTLLDTCYLSAGINADRTPIPLADEQKRFTDGSVQAWSWRWKSLQEAFPDDSAFRLGAAIHSVRAVPAAAIETIMSTVDGDTPLHVHLSEQPAENEETLAAYGKTPTTLLSDHKVLGPRTTAVHATHLTDTDIEILGESRTNIAFCPTTEADLADGIGPAGRLHDAGARLVIGSDQHAQIDPVAELRALEYGERLLSGTRATGDKTGHSAGRRVRFSPAELVRFGAANGYRALGLPGGQLVVGAPFDVVCLQADSARTAGSSPDQLLMAASASDVLLTVVGGRILVRQGRHHRLGRASELLTDAIDRAWSAVKPTEG; this is encoded by the coding sequence ATGACCGCGTTTCGGCTCCGCCACGCGTGGCTGCCAGGCGGACTGACCGGACCGCTGGAGATCGAGGTCGATCCCAAAGGCATCATCGCGGCGATCCGCACCGGCGGCCATTTTCCAGACGCCACACCGCTTCCCGGCCTGGTCGTGCCAGGATTCGCCAACACGCACTCACACGCCTTCCACCGCGCGCTGCGCGGGCGCACGCACGACGCCGCCGGCACTTTCTGGACCTGGCGCGAGCGGATGTACGCGCTGGCCAACGCGCTCGACCCCGAGCTGGTCTATCTGCTCGCGCGCGCCGTTTACGCGGAAATGCTCGCCGCCGGCTACACCGCGGTCGGCGAATTCCATTACCTGCACCACAAACCTGACGGCAGGTCCTACGAGGACGATCCGTATGCGATGACCGCCGCGCTGCACAAGGCGGCCACCGACGTCGGCATCCGGCTGACCCTGCTGGACACCTGTTATCTCAGCGCCGGCATCAACGCCGACCGTACGCCGATTCCGCTTGCCGACGAACAAAAGCGCTTCACCGACGGCAGCGTGCAGGCCTGGTCGTGGCGATGGAAGTCCCTGCAGGAGGCATTTCCGGACGACAGCGCCTTCCGGCTCGGTGCGGCGATCCACTCGGTACGCGCGGTGCCGGCGGCCGCCATCGAGACCATCATGTCCACAGTGGACGGTGACACGCCGTTGCACGTGCACCTTTCCGAGCAACCGGCCGAAAACGAGGAAACGCTGGCGGCGTACGGAAAAACGCCGACGACGCTGCTGTCCGACCACAAGGTGCTCGGTCCGCGTACGACCGCCGTGCACGCCACGCACCTGACCGACACCGACATCGAGATCCTCGGCGAGTCGCGCACCAACATCGCCTTCTGCCCGACCACCGAGGCCGACCTGGCCGACGGCATCGGCCCGGCCGGCCGGCTGCACGACGCCGGCGCTCGGCTGGTGATCGGCAGCGACCAGCACGCGCAGATCGACCCGGTCGCCGAGCTGCGCGCGCTGGAATACGGTGAGCGGCTGCTTTCCGGCACACGCGCCACCGGCGACAAAACAGGCCATAGTGCCGGCCGCCGCGTCCGCTTCAGCCCGGCCGAGCTGGTCAGGTTTGGCGCGGCCAACGGCTATCGCGCGCTCGGCCTGCCCGGCGGACAGCTCGTCGTCGGCGCACCTTTCGACGTGGTGTGCCTGCAGGCCGACTCGGCCCGCACCGCCGGCTCCTCGCCTGACCAGCTGCTGATGGCGGCGTCGGCCAGCGACGTGCTGCTGACCGTCGTCGGCGGCCGGATCCTGGTGCGCCAGGGCCGTCACCACCGGCTCGGCCGCGCCAGCGAGCTGCTGACCGACGCCATCGACCGGGCCTGGTCGGCCGTCAAACCGACCGAGGGCTGA
- a CDS encoding helix-turn-helix domain-containing protein, which translates to MARRRGPSLRAQWLGQQLREMREARKLTLKECGDYLVRDQGSVSRFENATLPCRPQDVMALLNLFGIDDPRKREHYDQVAREVWQTGWWDRYAEDLHEKFIDLAWLESRSDEMRGYASLVIPGLLQTPEYAEEVIRASDPDASNEQVAKYLEFRLTRQRVRDDESKRFAFILDESVLRRIIGGPAIMRAQLDYLLTLAKDPRIELRVLTFSAGAHAAHNGEFQLFVLPEPYPEVAYSETLAGSLYVETEGVERFSRAYDLLGKKAMTAKQSVEIISAAREDTS; encoded by the coding sequence ATGGCGCGTAGACGAGGTCCTTCACTGCGAGCGCAGTGGCTCGGCCAGCAACTCCGCGAGATGCGTGAGGCGCGGAAGCTGACGCTGAAGGAGTGCGGCGACTATCTGGTGCGCGACCAGGGCTCGGTCAGCCGCTTCGAGAACGCCACACTGCCGTGCCGGCCACAAGACGTGATGGCGCTGCTCAACCTGTTCGGCATCGACGACCCGCGCAAACGCGAGCACTACGACCAGGTGGCACGTGAGGTGTGGCAGACCGGCTGGTGGGACCGCTACGCCGAGGACCTGCACGAGAAGTTCATCGACCTCGCCTGGCTGGAGTCACGCTCCGACGAGATGCGCGGCTACGCGAGCCTGGTGATCCCTGGCCTGTTGCAGACACCTGAGTACGCCGAGGAAGTTATCCGAGCATCCGATCCGGACGCCTCGAATGAGCAGGTCGCCAAGTATCTGGAATTTCGGCTGACACGACAACGCGTTCGCGATGACGAGTCCAAGCGCTTTGCGTTCATTCTCGACGAATCCGTGCTGCGCCGGATCATCGGTGGACCTGCGATTATGCGTGCTCAGCTCGACTACCTGTTGACGCTGGCCAAGGATCCGCGCATCGAGCTACGCGTGTTGACTTTCTCGGCTGGTGCACACGCGGCTCACAACGGAGAGTTCCAACTGTTCGTACTGCCTGAGCCGTATCCCGAGGTGGCCTACTCGGAGACATTGGCCGGGTCACTGTACGTGGAAACTGAAGGCGTAGAACGCTTCTCCCGGGCGTACGATCTGCTTGGCAAGAAGGCCATGACCGCCAAGCAGTCCGTCGAGATCATCTCGGCGGCCCGGGAGGACACTTCATGA
- a CDS encoding DUF397 domain-containing protein, with amino-acid sequence MIVIGRTGTLDPAILNGAVWQKSSRSQGGSGNCVEAAPLADGSVAVRHSQQPDATAIVYTAAEWQAFLVGAKSGEFDF; translated from the coding sequence ATGATCGTTATCGGCCGCACTGGAACGCTGGACCCCGCCATCCTGAATGGCGCTGTCTGGCAGAAGAGCAGCCGAAGCCAAGGCGGCAGTGGCAACTGCGTGGAAGCCGCGCCGCTGGCCGACGGGTCGGTGGCCGTACGCCACAGCCAGCAGCCGGACGCCACCGCCATCGTCTACACCGCCGCCGAGTGGCAGGCTTTCCTCGTCGGTGCCAAGTCCGGCGAGTTCGACTTCTAG
- a CDS encoding carboxylesterase/lipase family protein produces the protein MEIVTASGRLRGRALGDGLLFAGIPYAAPPVGALRLRPPREVEPWSGVRDAVEFAPAPAQVGFAGMSGLPSIGATSEDCLYLNVWTPDVSGRRPVIVWIYGGGFETGSASPPNTDGAALSRGTGCVVVAPNYRIGALGFLHLVDHGWTGSTNLGLRDQAAALRWIRENIGAFGGDPDNVTIAGESAGAFSIGSLFALPAAAGTFDKAILSSGNTSRVYSLETAREITADFLAAAQVSTVDELAALPVERILAAQQVVIDNDLGRRNLPGGRAWGTVLDGDILPRRPHDAVTDGSVAGIPLLVSANRDEMRSFQAMQGEAYAPADEAALLDEIGRGGIAQPEAMLAAYRKRAPSADLTTLRTLFLSDAIYKLPAWRLARAQVEAGGRAYAALLTAEPLGEAFGAGHGMDLVYIFDGLAAAHIDTPDNLAIRDDIHQAWGRFAATGDPGWPVYDGRVRVWGGGFAVEPPDDEVTRLS, from the coding sequence ATGGAGATCGTGACGGCCAGCGGCCGGCTGCGCGGGCGCGCGCTTGGTGACGGCCTGCTTTTCGCCGGCATACCGTACGCGGCACCGCCGGTCGGCGCGCTGAGGCTGCGGCCACCGCGCGAGGTCGAGCCGTGGAGCGGCGTACGCGACGCGGTCGAGTTCGCGCCGGCGCCGGCGCAGGTCGGCTTCGCCGGCATGTCCGGACTGCCGTCGATCGGCGCGACCAGCGAGGACTGCCTGTATCTGAACGTGTGGACGCCGGACGTCTCCGGCCGTCGGCCGGTGATCGTCTGGATCTACGGTGGTGGCTTCGAAACCGGCTCGGCGTCACCACCGAACACCGACGGCGCGGCGCTGAGCCGGGGGACCGGTTGCGTTGTCGTCGCGCCGAACTATCGCATCGGCGCGCTCGGCTTCCTGCATCTTGTCGACCACGGCTGGACCGGCTCGACCAACCTCGGACTGCGGGACCAGGCCGCCGCCTTGCGGTGGATCAGGGAAAACATCGGCGCGTTCGGCGGCGATCCGGACAACGTCACGATCGCCGGCGAGTCGGCCGGAGCCTTCTCGATCGGCTCGTTGTTCGCGCTGCCGGCGGCCGCCGGCACGTTTGACAAGGCGATCTTGAGCAGCGGCAACACCTCGCGCGTCTACTCACTGGAGACGGCTCGAGAGATCACCGCCGATTTCCTCGCCGCCGCACAGGTGTCCACTGTGGACGAGTTGGCCGCGCTGCCGGTCGAGCGGATTCTGGCGGCACAGCAGGTGGTGATCGACAACGACCTCGGCCGCCGCAACCTGCCCGGCGGCCGCGCGTGGGGGACCGTACTCGACGGCGACATCCTGCCGCGCCGGCCGCACGACGCGGTCACCGACGGATCGGTCGCCGGCATTCCGTTGCTGGTCAGCGCAAACCGCGACGAGATGCGGTCTTTTCAGGCGATGCAAGGCGAAGCGTACGCACCGGCCGACGAAGCCGCGCTGCTGGACGAGATCGGCCGAGGCGGCATCGCGCAGCCGGAGGCCATGCTGGCCGCCTATCGCAAGCGCGCGCCGTCCGCTGACCTGACGACGCTGCGTACGCTCTTTCTGAGCGACGCCATCTACAAGCTGCCCGCCTGGCGGCTGGCACGCGCGCAGGTCGAGGCCGGCGGCCGCGCGTACGCTGCGCTGCTGACCGCCGAGCCGCTTGGCGAAGCTTTCGGCGCCGGACACGGCATGGATCTTGTGTACATCTTCGACGGCCTCGCGGCGGCGCACATCGACACGCCGGACAATCTGGCCATACGCGACGACATCCACCAGGCCTGGGGACGGTTCGCGGCCACTGGCGATCCCGGCTGGCCGGTCTACGACGGTCGCGTGCGCGTGTGGGGTGGCGGGTTCGCCGTCGAGCCGCCGGACGACGAGGTCACCAGGCTCAGCTAG